The proteins below come from a single Triticum aestivum cultivar Chinese Spring chromosome 5D, IWGSC CS RefSeq v2.1, whole genome shotgun sequence genomic window:
- the LOC123122738 gene encoding aspartyl protease family protein At5g10770: MAAASSSSARGRHLLLRLLALLAVAGNAAAAGSGPVVVGKRSAVLSLRELEWGAAAVKIQGRYAQQSKAQILGEHRKAEGASRATTVLELKHHSPATISDQPAGSEGYLSRLLAADAARAASLQLPRAASLQSRQAAAQVPLTSGIRFQTLNYVTTIAVGKDSSGAAAKLNVIVDTGSDLTWVQCKPCRTCYAQQDPLFDPASSATYAAVPCNASACAASLKEATGAPGFCARGGGGGGNERCYYALGYGDGSFSRGVLATDTVGLGGANLDGFVFGCGLSNHGLFGGTAGLMGLGRTELSLVSQTASRFGGVFSYCLPATTSGDSTGSLSLGGDSSFYRNTTAVAYTRMIADPAQPPFYFMNVTGASVGGAAVTASGLGASNVLIDSGTVISRLAPSVYRAVRAEFARQFTAAGFPAAPEFSLLDTCYNLTGHDEVNVPLLTLRLEGGADVTVEAAGMLFMAKKDGSQVCLAMAGLPYEDQTPIIGNYQQKNKRVVYDTVRSGLGFADEDCSYHM, from the exons ATGGCGGCCGCTTCTTCCAGCTCTGCGCGCGGGCGCCACCTtcttctccgcctcctcgcgcttctcgcCGTCGCTGGCAATGCGGCCGCCGCCGGCAGCGGCCCCGTCGTCGTTGGGAAGAGGAGCGCGGTGCTGTCGCTGCGTGAGTTGGAGTGGGGTGCTGCCGCGGTGAAGATCCAGGGCCGCTACGCGCAACAAAGCAAAGCTCAGATCCTAG GAGAGCACAGGAAAGCAGAGGGAGCAAGCAGAGCAACCACAGTGCTAGAGCTAAAGCACCATTCTCCGGCCACCATCTCCGACCAGCCTGCCGGCAGCGAAGGATACCTTAGCCGACTCCTGGCCGCCGACGCTGCTCGTGCTGCCTCGTTGCAGCTCCCCAGGGCGGCGTCCCTACAGTCCCGCCAGGCGGCGGCCCAGGTCCCGCTGACCTCTGGCATTCGCTTCCAGACACTCAACTACGTCACCACCATCGCGGTCGGCAAAGactcctccggcgccgccgccaagCTCAACGTCATCGTGGACACCGGCAGCGACCTCACCTGGGTGCAGTGCAAGCCCTGCCGTACTTGCTACGCGCAGCAGGACCCACTCTTTGACCCCGCTAGCTCCGCCACCTACGCCGCCGTCCCGTGCAACGCCTCCGCCTGCGCGGCCTCGCTGAAGGAGGCCACCGGCGCGCCCGGGTTCTGCGccagaggcggcggtggcggcggcaacgaGAGATGCTACTACGCGCTCGGCTACGGCGACGGGTCGTTCAGCCGCGGCGTGCTGGCCACGGACACGGTCGGCCTCGGCGGCGCCAACCTCGACGGCTTCGTGTTTGGCTGCGGGCTCAGCAACCACGGCCTGTTCGGTGGCACGGCGGGGCTCATGGGCCTCGGCCGGACCGAGCTGTCGCTTGTCTCCCAGACGGCATCCCGGTTCGGCGGCGTATTCTCCTACTGCTTACCGGCGACCACGTCGGGCGACTCCACGGGGTCCCTCTCCCTAGGGGGCGACTCATCCTTCTACCGCAACACGACGGCCGTGGCGTACACCCGCATGATCGCAGACCCGGCGCAGCCCCCGTTCTACTTCATGAACGTGACCGGCGCGTCCGTCGGCGGCGCCGCGGTGACCGCGTCGGGGCTCGGCGCCAGCAACGTGCTCATCGACTCGGGCACGGTGATCTCGCGGCTGGCGCCGTCCGTGTACCGCGCCGTGCGCGCCGAGTTCGCGCGCCAGTTCACCGCCGCGGGGTTCCCCGCCGCGCCGGAGTTCTCGCTCCTCGACACGTGCTACAACCTGACGGGCCACGACGAGGTGAACGTGCCGCTGCTCACGCTGCGGCTCGAGGGCGGCGCCGACGTGACCGTGGAGGCCGCCGGGATGCTCTTCATGGCGAAGAAGGACGGGTCTCAGGTGTGCCTGGCGATGGCGGGCCTCCCGTACGAAGACCAGACGCCTATCATAGGGaactaccagcagaagaacaagaGGG